Proteins from one Deinococcus sp. AB2017081 genomic window:
- a CDS encoding UbiA family prenyltransferase codes for MRQSLTLPATLPLRRQLTVSRPALWINTIGTLVTGVWLTGRLYTLDPGLLLLAAYLTLPFNLLIYGLNDLWDREEDARSSRKGGWQGARLAEVEAAPLLRVTLAWNLPALTALALILPPRATAVLALSAALFAAYSLPPLRLKARPVLDGLSNVAYALPLALPALALGTPVPWLPLLALMAYSVGKHAFDAAQDIPADRHAGTATVATTLGVRGTATYALAWFAVAAALLCPVSILTALALALTCGGMAVSLLRRPTPEHAARLYPLSIVTPWIVGAVAGVPLVALLVRGPWPGP; via the coding sequence ATGCGCCAGAGCCTCACCCTCCCTGCCACCCTGCCCCTGCGACGTCAGCTGACCGTGTCGCGGCCGGCCCTGTGGATCAACACCATCGGGACGCTGGTCACCGGGGTGTGGCTGACGGGGCGGCTGTACACGCTGGATCCGGGGCTGCTGCTGCTCGCGGCGTACCTGACGCTGCCCTTCAACCTGCTGATCTACGGTCTGAACGACCTGTGGGATCGCGAGGAGGACGCCCGGTCGAGCCGCAAGGGAGGCTGGCAGGGGGCCCGGCTGGCCGAGGTCGAGGCCGCGCCCCTGCTGCGGGTCACGCTGGCCTGGAACCTGCCGGCCCTCACGGCGCTCGCCCTGATCCTCCCGCCCCGCGCGACGGCCGTGCTGGCCCTCTCCGCCGCGCTGTTCGCAGCCTACAGCCTGCCGCCCCTGCGCCTGAAGGCCCGCCCAGTCCTCGACGGCCTGAGCAACGTCGCGTACGCGCTGCCGCTGGCGCTGCCCGCGCTGGCGCTGGGGACACCGGTGCCGTGGCTGCCCCTGCTCGCCCTGATGGCGTACTCGGTGGGCAAGCACGCCTTCGACGCCGCGCAGGACATCCCCGCAGACCGCCACGCGGGGACGGCCACGGTCGCCACGACGCTGGGCGTGCGCGGCACGGCCACCTATGCCCTGGCGTGGTTCGCCGTGGCGGCCGCGCTGCTGTGTCCGGTTTCCATCCTGACCGCACTGGCGCTGGCCCTGACGTGCGGCGGCATGGCGGTGTCGCTGCTGCGTCGGCCCACGCCGGAGCACGCGGCGCGCCTGTATCCGCTGAGCATCGTCACGCCGTGGATCGTGGGCGCAGTCGCGGGCGTGCCGCTTGTGGCCCTGCTCGTGCGTGGGCCGTGGCCCGGTCCGTAA
- a CDS encoding nitrite/sulfite reductase: MSDIESLKKEVPPFQIFDLIPQYAAQGFIDPERIDLLKWAGVYPQRPQEDGFLMMRVRVPAAEFSTATMREVANIAEEYGRGFLDVTDRQAFQFHWLTIDKIPEIFQRLEPLGLHPKGACGDTVRAVIASPLAGLDAREIIDVRPLAHAMEGTLTGNAEFQDLPRKFKMSITAVPELEGIHMINDIGFLAHKVNGEVGFDVWVGGGLGAVAHLAQRLGVFVKPEEIVEVGRAIAGAYRDHGYRQNRKKSRLKFLIKDIGVQKFREIVETEYLGRSLQDGPAAPTARFGGNDVLGVNPQADGLNYVVVATTVGRINPEKARALADLADRYGKGVLRTTAFQNMVIPHVASEDVAALSAELAAIDLAPKTTLRGTTIACTGNQFCRLALTETKERTANLVDHIEARFSGLDVPFTINLTGCSNACTRYQVADLGFMGANKTDPDGTVHEVFNVHLAGSIGQAHRTGTKLKGAVPAERLNEYTDAVLADFEANKAPAESFVEYSDRMGHERFAPDAVLNGGSLSSKALVTA; this comes from the coding sequence ATGTCTGACATCGAGTCCCTGAAAAAAGAAGTCCCGCCCTTCCAGATCTTCGACCTGATCCCGCAGTACGCCGCGCAGGGCTTCATCGACCCCGAGCGCATCGACCTGCTGAAATGGGCCGGCGTGTACCCGCAGCGTCCCCAGGAAGACGGCTTCCTGATGATGCGCGTGCGCGTGCCGGCAGCAGAATTCAGCACCGCCACCATGCGCGAGGTCGCCAACATCGCCGAGGAGTACGGCCGGGGCTTCCTGGACGTCACGGATCGTCAGGCCTTCCAGTTCCACTGGCTGACCATCGACAAGATCCCCGAGATCTTCCAGCGCCTGGAACCGCTGGGGCTGCATCCCAAGGGTGCGTGTGGCGACACCGTGCGTGCCGTCATCGCCTCGCCCCTGGCCGGTCTGGACGCCCGCGAGATCATCGACGTGCGCCCGCTGGCCCACGCGATGGAGGGCACGCTGACCGGCAATGCCGAGTTCCAGGATCTGCCGCGCAAGTTCAAGATGAGCATCACCGCGGTGCCGGAGCTGGAAGGCATCCACATGATCAACGACATCGGCTTCCTGGCGCACAAGGTGAACGGCGAGGTCGGCTTTGACGTGTGGGTGGGCGGTGGCCTGGGCGCCGTCGCGCACCTCGCGCAGCGCCTGGGCGTGTTCGTGAAGCCGGAGGAGATCGTCGAGGTCGGCCGCGCCATCGCCGGGGCGTACCGGGATCATGGCTACCGCCAGAACCGCAAGAAGAGCCGCCTGAAGTTCCTGATCAAGGACATCGGCGTGCAGAAGTTCAGAGAGATCGTCGAGACCGAGTACCTGGGACGCTCCCTTCAGGACGGCCCGGCCGCGCCCACGGCCCGCTTCGGCGGCAACGACGTGCTGGGCGTCAATCCCCAGGCCGACGGCCTGAACTACGTGGTCGTGGCGACCACCGTGGGGCGCATCAACCCCGAGAAGGCCCGCGCCCTGGCCGATCTGGCCGACCGTTACGGCAAGGGTGTGCTCCGCACCACCGCGTTCCAGAACATGGTCATCCCGCACGTGGCCTCGGAGGACGTGGCCGCACTGAGCGCCGAACTCGCCGCCATCGATCTCGCGCCGAAGACCACGCTGCGTGGCACGACGATTGCCTGCACCGGCAACCAGTTCTGCCGCCTCGCGCTCACCGAGACCAAGGAACGCACCGCGAATCTGGTCGATCACATCGAGGCCCGGTTCAGCGGCCTGGACGTGCCCTTCACCATCAACCTGACCGGCTGCTCCAACGCGTGCACGCGGTATCAGGTCGCCGACCTGGGCTTCATGGGGGCCAACAAGACCGACCCCGACGGCACGGTGCACGAGGTCTTCAATGTGCATCTGGCGGGAAGCATCGGGCAGGCGCACCGCACCGGCACCAAACTGAAGGGGGCCGTGCCCGCCGAGCGCCTGAACGAGTACACCGACGCCGTGCTGGCCGACTTCGAGGCCAACAAGGCACCGGCCGAGAGCTTCGTGGAATACAGCGACCGCATGGGCCACGAGCGCTTCGCCCCGGATGCCGTGCTGAATGGCGGCAGCCTGAGCAGCAAGGCCCTGGTGACGGCATGA
- a CDS encoding phosphoribosyltransferase family protein — MTTHTVHVGRVTRDLPVVPVAPGVSVALFNMLGDTEVTEEAGRELAKLIPAGVDVLVTPEVKALSLAHVISRESGKPYIVIRKTQKPYMVDPVAREVVSITTGKPQLLVLDGFDVDKIRGRKVAIVDDVVSSGGTLHSLRQIIEEVGGEVAAVLAVFTEGDERPEVTALGHLPLYT, encoded by the coding sequence ATGACCACCCACACCGTCCACGTGGGTCGCGTGACCCGTGACCTGCCCGTCGTTCCTGTCGCGCCCGGGGTCAGCGTGGCCCTGTTCAACATGCTGGGCGACACCGAGGTGACCGAGGAGGCCGGCCGGGAACTGGCGAAACTGATCCCGGCCGGCGTCGACGTGCTCGTCACCCCGGAAGTCAAGGCCCTGAGTCTGGCCCACGTGATCAGCCGCGAGAGTGGCAAGCCATACATCGTGATCCGCAAGACGCAGAAGCCGTACATGGTCGACCCGGTGGCGCGCGAGGTCGTGAGCATCACCACCGGCAAGCCGCAGCTGCTGGTGCTCGACGGCTTCGACGTGGACAAGATCCGGGGCCGCAAGGTCGCCATTGTCGACGACGTGGTGTCCAGCGGCGGCACCCTGCACTCGCTGCGCCAGATCATCGAGGAGGTCGGGGGCGAGGTCGCGGCGGTGCTGGCCGTGTTCACCGAGGGCGACGAGCGGCCGGAGGTGACAGCGCTCGGGCACCTGCCGCTGTACACGTGA
- a CDS encoding DUF4395 domain-containing protein has product MTTSSTLSRPARTDLSALKFNQVTVVVVTALAVLLTLPALTLLLGAAMLVGAIAPQVSPMRAAYRVLGRPLGLSPEVVDEDPRAHHFAQGVGGTFLLASGLFTLAGLSLVGTVLGVVVIALAALNLSQRICVGCLMYFQYRRLRYVILKR; this is encoded by the coding sequence ATGACGACCTCCTCCACCCTCTCGCGCCCGGCCAGAACGGATCTGAGTGCCCTGAAGTTCAATCAGGTCACGGTGGTCGTCGTGACCGCACTGGCGGTACTGCTGACCCTCCCGGCCCTGACGCTGCTGCTGGGCGCGGCCATGCTCGTCGGTGCCATCGCTCCGCAGGTGTCGCCCATGCGTGCCGCGTACCGCGTGCTGGGCCGACCCCTGGGCCTGTCACCCGAGGTCGTGGACGAGGATCCCCGGGCCCACCACTTCGCGCAGGGCGTGGGGGGCACCTTCCTGCTGGCGTCCGGACTGTTCACACTCGCTGGCCTGAGCCTGGTCGGCACCGTGCTGGGCGTGGTCGTCATTGCCCTGGCCGCACTGAACCTGTCCCAGCGCATCTGTGTGGGCTGTCTGATGTACTTCCAGTACCGCCGCCTCCGTTACGTCATCCTGAAGCGCTGA
- a CDS encoding complex I NDUFA9 subunit family protein, whose protein sequence is MRILVTGASGFVGSAVVRALLERGHEVWAGSRGGRPVAGAHAVGLDVTDPGSVQRAVGQADPEAVVHLVGIIVEKGTQTFERVHVDGTRNVLAAVPRTARYVHMSALGADPQSASGYSASKGRAEALVQGSGLTFTIFRPSLIFGPGDDFFGRVLRELVSTAPIVPQIGDGSFPFRPVSVQDVATAFAGAVETGTGRGETYALTGPDEFTFRQLLELELRALGKTKPIVPVPLALMNLAVPLMQVLPNPPITKDQYAMLKAGNTAPNEPARTVFGLPMRRLADDLPGLLAQHRS, encoded by the coding sequence ATGAGGATTCTGGTCACCGGCGCGAGCGGGTTCGTGGGCAGTGCAGTCGTCCGGGCCCTGCTGGAACGAGGGCACGAGGTCTGGGCCGGCAGCCGGGGGGGCCGCCCCGTGGCGGGCGCCCATGCCGTGGGTCTGGACGTGACGGATCCCGGCAGCGTGCAGCGGGCCGTCGGGCAGGCCGACCCGGAGGCGGTGGTGCATCTGGTGGGCATCATCGTCGAGAAGGGGACGCAGACCTTCGAGCGCGTCCACGTGGACGGCACCCGCAACGTTCTGGCCGCCGTGCCACGCACGGCCCGCTATGTCCACATGAGTGCCCTGGGCGCCGATCCACAGAGCGCCAGCGGCTACAGCGCCTCCAAGGGCCGCGCCGAGGCACTGGTGCAGGGCAGCGGGCTGACCTTCACCATTTTCCGGCCCAGCCTGATCTTCGGGCCGGGCGACGACTTCTTCGGGCGGGTATTGCGTGAGCTGGTCAGCACCGCGCCCATCGTGCCCCAGATCGGGGACGGGTCGTTCCCGTTCCGCCCGGTGAGCGTACAGGACGTGGCGACGGCATTCGCGGGGGCTGTGGAAACCGGCACAGGCCGTGGCGAGACCTATGCCCTGACCGGCCCGGACGAGTTCACGTTCCGGCAGCTGCTGGAGCTGGAACTGCGTGCCCTGGGCAAGACCAAACCCATCGTGCCCGTGCCCCTGGCCCTGATGAACCTCGCCGTACCGCTGATGCAGGTGCTGCCCAATCCTCCGATCACGAAGGATCAGTACGCCATGCTCAAGGCCGGCAACACCGCCCCGAACGAGCCGGCCAGGACAGTCTTCGGCCTGCCGATGCGCCGCCTGGCCGACGACCTGCCCGGGCTCCTGGCCCAGCACCGGAGCTGA
- a CDS encoding adenine phosphoribosyltransferase, with product MTSDLTVRIGDVERVLPTVRTGNLGRVPLVEFIGDPEFTNAAAQAMLPLIPAGTEILLTVVTNALPLTHELSDRSGLPYVCARKKRRTYMQQPLIQDVPSLSLGVAETLWLDGPHAARLRGRQVAIVQDVIASGGTARALAKFVVQAGGTVSGYLAAFRQGQPPLDVTVLQELPRRVP from the coding sequence GTGACGTCTGACCTGACCGTCCGGATCGGGGACGTCGAGCGCGTCCTGCCGACGGTGCGCACCGGGAACCTGGGGCGCGTGCCGCTCGTCGAGTTCATCGGCGATCCGGAGTTCACGAACGCGGCGGCCCAGGCCATGCTCCCGCTGATCCCGGCGGGCACCGAGATCCTGCTGACGGTCGTCACGAATGCCCTGCCGCTGACCCATGAACTCAGCGACCGCTCCGGGCTGCCCTACGTGTGCGCCCGCAAGAAGCGCCGCACCTACATGCAGCAGCCGCTGATCCAGGACGTGCCCAGCCTGAGCCTGGGCGTGGCCGAGACGCTGTGGCTCGACGGCCCGCACGCGGCAAGACTCCGGGGACGCCAGGTGGCAATCGTGCAGGACGTGATTGCCAGTGGCGGCACCGCCCGGGCCCTGGCAAAATTCGTCGTGCAGGCGGGCGGCACCGTCAGCGGCTATCTCGCGGCGTTCCGGCAGGGTCAGCCCCCGCTGGACGTGACCGTCTTGCAGGAACTGCCGCGCCGCGTGCCCTGA
- a CDS encoding MerR family transcriptional regulator yields MDPHSDLTHTAMYTASEVESRTGVPATTLRQWERRYGFPRPVRNANGYRLYSPEDVTEIGRMQSHLLMGVSAGRAAELTLAGIDPHPVTPGTGPNTLRLVADLTTALLDSDLARGHALLGEAHAHLPVEDVLTQVISPTLIEIGARWERGEITVTHEHQATAFLRSRLNALMDAADSPGAPGPLVVAACAPGERHELGLMMLTLALRRRGVRVAFVGADSPLGDLGVYARQRGAAAVALGLQGDWALPGTRAQRADLDDLGLPVFLGGALVDAWPELADELRGTYAGPDAATAADIIVRALGRAGGDRQEDT; encoded by the coding sequence ATGGATCCTCACTCCGACCTCACCCACACGGCGATGTACACCGCGTCTGAGGTGGAGTCCCGCACCGGGGTGCCGGCCACCACGCTGCGGCAGTGGGAGCGCCGCTACGGCTTCCCGCGTCCGGTTCGCAACGCCAACGGCTACCGCCTGTACTCGCCCGAGGACGTGACCGAGATCGGCCGCATGCAATCACACCTGCTCATGGGGGTGTCGGCGGGGCGCGCGGCCGAATTGACGCTGGCGGGCATCGACCCGCATCCCGTGACGCCGGGAACGGGGCCGAATACCCTGCGGCTCGTGGCCGACCTCACGACCGCGCTGCTGGACTCCGATCTGGCCAGGGGCCACGCGCTCCTGGGCGAGGCGCACGCCCACCTGCCGGTCGAGGACGTGCTGACCCAGGTGATCTCGCCGACCCTGATCGAGATCGGGGCACGGTGGGAGCGTGGGGAGATCACGGTCACGCACGAGCACCAGGCGACGGCGTTCCTGCGCTCCCGTCTCAATGCCCTGATGGACGCCGCCGATTCGCCGGGGGCGCCGGGCCCGCTGGTGGTGGCGGCCTGTGCACCGGGTGAGCGCCACGAACTGGGCCTGATGATGTTGACCCTGGCGCTGCGCCGCCGGGGCGTGCGGGTCGCGTTCGTGGGAGCCGATTCACCACTGGGCGACCTGGGCGTCTACGCCCGGCAGCGCGGTGCGGCGGCCGTCGCCCTGGGCCTGCAGGGCGACTGGGCGCTGCCCGGCACCCGTGCACAGCGTGCCGACCTGGACGACCTCGGGCTCCCGGTGTTCCTGGGCGGGGCCCTGGTGGATGCATGGCCTGAACTGGCCGACGAACTGCGTGGCACATACGCCGGGCCCGACGCGGCGACGGCCGCCGACATCATCGTCCGGGCACTGGGAAGGGCCGGTGGCGACCGGCAGGAGGACACATGA